In the genome of Planctomyces sp. SH-PL62, the window AAGTGATCAATCGCCAGTATTCGCCGTTCGCCAGGTCTTGCAGCGTCAGGTCGCCGAATCGGCGGCCGTCGCCTATCCCCGTGAGCAGGACCCGCCAGGAGGTCAGGCCCGCGTCGCCCTGAACCTGGAGGGCGACCATCGCGACGAACACGACGAGCCAGCTCGCGCAGAATAACACCGTCGCCGGATAGTCTCGGAGTTCGCGGAGGAGGAGGCGGGGGGTCATGCCGGGCTCGTCGGAGGATCGAGGGAGACGACGCGGTCGCGTCTCCTGGGATGGGTGACCACTCGAGGCACGCGAATCGACGGCCGGACTAGAGCGACTCCATCGCCTTGCGCAGATGCTCGCGGCGGGCCGCCCATCGCTCGGCGTCCAGGACGGGCGCGAGGCCGAGCGTGGGCAGGGGCGGCTCGAGCGGAACCCAGGTCTTGCAGCCGAGTTGCTCGGGCGTCACGACCACCACGGCGGGCGCGGGCTTCGTCCAGACGCGGACGCTCAGCACCCAGAGGCCGGGGCGACGGTAATGGAATCGCTTATGAACCGTCTCGGCCGTCCAGACGTGGAACGGCTCCAGGGCGTCGAGCCGATCCTCGCGATCGAGATGATGGATCGCCTCGACCATCGCGAGGGACCGGATCGGCACCGTCGCCGCGTCCGGCGACGCCGCCCCCGATGGGGTCGACTCGATCCGAAGGCCCTGCTGCGACTCGTGAAGACGGGTCGGGTAGAGCCAGAACGCCCGGTGTTCGGGCGTGAAGCCGCCGCCGTCCTCGGCGATCCCCCCCTTGCGGAGGATGAGCGTCTGCTCGCCCGAGGCGAGGGCGTCGCAGACGCCGCTCCATTCCTTGAACCCGACGTCGCACTCCGGGGGAAGCTCGCTCATAGCTCGGATTCGTCCTTCGGCGTGCGCGTCATCAGGTCGAAGACGGCCGCCCGCGGCGGCTTGCCCTCGAACAGGACCTGGTGGAGCTCGTGCGTGATGGGCATGTCGACGCCCATCCGCAGGGCCAGTGCGTGGACGCTTCGAATCGTCGGCACCCCCTCGGAGACGTTCGGCATGGCGTCGAGGATGGCCTGCAACGCCTCGCCGCGGCCGATGCGCAGGCCGACCTCGCGGTTCCTCCCGAACGGGCTGTAGCAGGTGGTGACGACGTCGCCGACGCCGGCCAGGCCGTAGAACGTCTCGATTCGTCCCCCCAGGCGGACGCCCATCCGGGCGATCTCGACCAGCCCCCGGGTGAGGAGCGCGGCCTTGGCGTTGTCGCCGACCTCCAGCCCGTCGCAGACCCCGGCGGCGATGCCCAGGATGTTCTTGAGAGCCCCGGCGACCTCCGCCCCGATCGCATCGGAATTCCGGTAGATGCGGAACGTTTCATGGGAGAAGTCGTGCTGGACGGCCTCACAGAGCGTCGACGACGAGCCGGCGACGACCAGCGAGGCCGGCAGCCCTCGCGCCAGTTCCTCGGCGTGGCTGGGTCCGGTGAGGATGGCCGTCTCGCGAGGCCCGAGGGTCTCGACGAGGATCCGCGAAGGGAGGGCGAACGTGCCGAACTCGACCCCCTTCACCACGCTGACCACCGGCACGCCCGTCGGGACGGCCGGAACCAATTTCGCGAGGCCGTCCCGCAGGTACGACGTCGGGATCGCCGCGACGATCAGCTCGGCGCGATCGAGCGCCTCGTGCGGATCGCCGAGGATCCGGATCGGCTCCGGGATCGAGACTTCGGGGAGGTGCCGCGCGTTCCGCCTCGTCTCGGCCATCGCGACGGCGCGGTCGGGCTCGCGGACCCAGAGCCGGACGTCGCCGGCCGAACGGGCGAGGACCATGGCCATCGCCGTCCCCATCCCACCGCCGCCCAGGACTGCCACGCGATCCATGTCAGACCTCCCCGCCGCCGTACGCGCGATCGAGCAGGTCGACGGGATGGACGACCTCGACGGCGCTGCCGCGCTCGCGGATCTGGCGGGCGATCTGGAGGGTGCAGCCGATGTTCCCGCTGGCGACGATCGCGGCCCCGGCGGCCTCGATGTTGTCCATCTTGCGGCGTCCCAGGCGAGCGGACATCTCGGGCTCGGTCAGGTTGTAGGTCCCCGCCGCCCCGCAGCAGAGTTCGCTCTCCGCGAGCGGGACGAGTTTCAGCCCGGGGATCATCCCCAGCAGCTGCCGGGGCTGGTTGCGGATCTGCTGGGCGTGGCAGAGGTGGCAGGCGTCGTGGTAGGTCACCGTCGCATCCACCGGATGCGTGGGCGCGATCGGCCCCAGGGACATCAGGAACTCCGACACGTCCTTGATCTTGGCCACGAAGCGACTCGTCCGCTCGTGCTCCTCAGGCGGCATGATGTGTTCATACCCCTTGAACATGGCGCCGCAGCCGGCCGCGTTGATGACGATCGCGTCCAGCTCGTCGACGTCGAACGCCTCCAGGTTCCGTCGGGCCAGTTCGAGCGCGGGGGCCTCGGCGCCGGAGTGGTAGTGGATGGCGCCGCAGCAGGCCTGGCCGCGAGGGACGACGACCTCGCAGCCGTTGCGCTGGAGCACGCGGGCGGTGGCGGCCGTCGTCTGGGGGGTCATCGCGTCGGTCACGCAGCCCAGGAACAGCCCCACGCGCGCCCGCTTCGGGCCGATGGCCGGCAGGACCTCGGGGAGTCGCGACGGTGCCTGGAGTTCGGGTACCATCGCCTCCATGTTCCGGAGCGTCGGCGGGAGCAGCTTCGTGAGGCCGCTCCGTCCGATCAGCCTCATCAGCCCGACCTTCTGGAGCAGACGCACCGGCAACAACGCCGCCCGGACGCGATTCGCATACGGGAAGAGGTGATGCAGGATCACTCTTTGAAGCGGGCTGAGGCCGGCGCCGGTCGGAGCGTCCTGGAGCATGGCGATCTTGTACGGTTCGATCAGCTTGCCGTACTGGACGCCCGACGGGCAGGCGGTTTCGCAGGCGCGGCAGTCGAGGCAAAGGTCGAGGTGGCGGCGGACCTCGGGACTCATCGCCAGTCGGCCGTCGGTGACCGAGCGCATCAGGTAAATGCGCCCGCGCGGGCTGTCGTTCTCGTCCGACGTCTCCACATAGGTCGGGCAACTCGCCGTGCAGAGGCCGCAGTGGATGCACTGCTGGAACAGCGAGTAGTCGATCCGCTCGGCGAGCCAGGCCAGGTCGACGCCGGGATTCGCGACGGGCTCGACGACGGCGGCCGGGGCGTGCGTGGGCTGGTCGATCGTTCTCATGGTCCTACTCGTCCTCGCCCACGAACCGGCCGGGATTCATCACGTTTCGGGGATCGAGGGCCGCCTTGACCGCCCGCCCCAGGGCCCAGTCCGCGCGGGGCTCGCCCCAGACGCGGAGCCGAGCTTTCCACGAGGTCGGGCAGCGGGTCACGATCAGGTTGCCGCCGTCGCCAACCGCCTGCGCCCGCTTCGCGGCGACCGCCGCCGCCGCTTCGTCCTCGCTCCATTCCCCGATCGCCTGCATCCGGACGACGCCGACGCCGGCGTGAGCCTGCAAGGCCCAGCGTTCCGGGGGCAAATCCGCCAGGAACGCCGCGACTCGGGACGGCCGCAGGCTCGCCGAGCAGGCGAACGCTCCGGGCGTCTCGACCTGGAACTCGGTCAGCGCTTTCCAGAGGGGTGCGGTCGCCTCGTCGCGGAGTACGTCGAAGTCGCTCCGCCCGATCTCGGTCCTGAATCGGTCGACCTGCCAGGCGACGGAATTCACGTCGTCCTCGATCCCGACGACCAGCGTCCACGAATCCCCCGCCAGGCCCGCCGCCCCGGCGATGATCCGGGCCGCGGTCGGGTTCAGGAACTCGACGGCCACCGGTCGCAAGGCCGACGCACCGAACCCGACGAGCCACTCGTCCAGTCGTTCGGGCCCGTCGGCCCTCAGCCAGATCAAGGCCGAAGCTCCGGGGAGCGGGCGGACCTTCAAGGTGGCCTGGGTGATGATTCCGAGAGTCCCCATCGAGCCGGTCAGCAGCTTCGGGAAGTCATAACCGGCGACGTTCTTGACGACCCGCCCTCCCCCCTTCACCTCGACGGCGTTCGAGGTGACGAACGAGACGCCGATGATCGAGTCGCGGGGCCGCCCCAGGCCAAGTCGGCGAGGCCCACAGACGCCCGTCGCAAGCGCGCCGCCGAGCGTCGCGCGGTCGGGCCGAGGGACGTCGATCAGCAGCCGCTGGTTCTGCTCGGCCAGGATTCCCTGCAACGCCGCGACCGACATGCCGGCCTGCACGGTGATGGTCATATCGGCGTGGGGGTAGTCGACGATGCGGTTCAGCGACGAGACGTCGACCGCCGCGCCGGGGCGACCGGGAGGCCGACCGTAGTCGAGCGCCGACGCCCCCCCTTGAGGATAGACCGCCCCGGAGTTCTCGACCTCCGCGCGGACGGCGTCACACAGTTCGTCGACCGTCGATGGGCGGTGGACCGCCGTGGCGAAGCGACCATCGCCGAGGGGGCCGGCTCCGGACGTTTCGGGCCAGCCGAGGGCGTCTGCTTCACGCTTCACGATTCGCTCCCTGGAGCCTGGCTCTCCGGGCCGGCGTCGTCCCGGACGACCTCGCCTGAGAGAGTTCGCTCGACCATCTCCTGCACCGCGCGGATGGCCTCGACGGTCGGCTCGTCAAACGCGCCGGGCCAGGCCTCGGTCAACAGCACCTGGGATTCGAGGGCCAGGCGATGCAGCGCGTACGCGAGCCGTCGGGCGAGCGCCGCCGCGCCTCGGTTCTCCTTCTCCAACCGCCTGAGGGCCTCCAACAACTCCGCGACGGTCGCGGCCGGGACCGATTCGCCTCGTCTCAGGAGGGGAAGGAACCCGCGAGGATCGCCCCCTTCGGGTCCGACGTGTTTCCAGACGATATCCATGGGGAGCCCGTCGAGGTCCTCGGGAACGTAATTCGCGGCATCGGCCGGCTCGCCGACCACCGGGTCGGGTCGAGGCCCGGTCTGGAGGCGCACCGTGACGGGCGCGTCCAGGGCCGGGGCGTTGCGTCCGTCCGTCTCGGCCGCCTCCTCCGGCTGGGTGAGGAACAGGAGCGGGACGGTCACCTCGGACGGTGGGGGCTCGGGGACGTGGGGCCGTGTCGCGTCGCGACGAGCCTGCCACTCGCTGAGGTATCCGGCGTCCTCGGCGATCTCGTCGAGCCCCTTCAAGGGGCTCCCACGTTGGGCCTCGACCCGGGCGACCTTCCGTCGCACGCGTTCTTCTTCAAGGGACCGGGCCAGCACCACCGCACAGTAATCCTGGATGGACGAGTGCCCGTCGAGATCGGCGAGCAATTGAGCCAGATCAAGCAGACTGCCCGGCAGGTAGAGCGTCAACCGCTGGGTCTCGTCCTCGTAGCCCGGGAGTTTATGCTCGCCCGAGCGGAAGACCGGAGGCAGCCGACGCCACCGCGAGAATCGATTCCGCTCCCCCACGTTCGCCATGCCTTTCCGGCGGCCCATCCATCGCCGCGCCGAGTGAAGGGACCGACTCCCCTGGTTCGATCAGCCTTATCATAAACCGCGTCCGAGGTCGAACGATAGGTCGCCGTCAGGCCGAAGCGTGCCGTCCGGGTTTGGTCCGCTCGAGGCAGTGCCCCCCGATCGGCAGCTTCTTGCCGGGGCTGCAACGGTCTTCGGGGTTGAGCGCGTCGTGCACGGCGGTCATCGCCGCGAGATCGTCCTCGCTGAAGAGCTTGGGCATCATCGCGAGCTTCTCGACGCCTATGCCGTGCTCGCCGGTGACGCTCCCTCCCAGCCGGATGCACTCGTCGAGGATCTCGACGCTGGCCTGGAGGGCCCGACGGACCTGGTCCGGGTCGCGCTCGTCGAAGAGGATGATGGGGTGGAGGTTGCCGTCGCCGGCGTGGAAGACGTTGGCGATTCGCACCTGCTGACGCTCCGAGACCCCCTCCATGAACCGCAAGATATGGGGGAGCGCCGTGCGGGGGACGACGCCGTCCTGGGTGCAGAAGGTGGGGCTGACGCGACCGATGGCTCCGAAGGCCATCTTGCGGCTCTTCCAGATCGCCTTGTATTCGGGCTCCTCGCGGGTCAGCCAGCTGATCGACTTCTCAACCTTCCCGCGATGCGCCTGGACGATCTCGGAGATGGCCTGGGCCTCGTGGTCGAGCGCGGCGTCCAGGCCGTCGACCTCGATGATGAGGACGGCCCCGGCGTCGACGGGAAAGCCGAACTTGAACGCGGCCTCCACGGCCCGGATCATCAGGTTGTCGATCATCTCCAGGGCGGCTGGGACGATCCCGGCGGCCACGATCCCGCTCACGGCCTCGACGGAATCCTCCACCGTGTCGAAGACCGCGAGCAGCGTCCGGCCCGCCTCGGGGTCTCGCGTCAGATTCACGATCACTTTCGTGACGATCCCGAACGTCCCTTCGCTGCCGACGATCAGGCCGGTCAGGTCGTAGCCCGGCTGATCCTCGACGACGCCGCCAATCTGGACGACTTCGCCCTCGGGCGTCACCAGTTCGAGCCCCCGCACATGGTTCACCGTCACGCCATATTTAAGCGTATGCGGCCCCCCCGCGTTGGTGGCGACGTTCCCGCCGATCGTGCACGCCGTCTGGCTCGACGGATCCGGGGCGAAATGGAGCCCCGAGCCGACGAGGGCGCGCGTCAGCCAGACGTTCACGACGCCCGCCTCGACGATCGCGTAGCGGTCCCGGAGGTTGACCTCCTGGATGCGCTTCATCTTCGTGAGCCCGATCATCACCCCGCCCCCAATAGGGAGCGTCCCGCCAGCCAGGCTCGTCCCGGCGCCTCGGGGCACGAACGGGACGCCGTGGCGATTGCAGATCTTGACGATCGCGACCACATCCTCCGTACAGCCTGGGAAGACCACGACGTCGGGCACGGCCTTCTCGATCAGATAGCCGTCGCATTCATAGACGACAAGCTCGTCATGACGAAAGAGGACGTTCTCCTCCCCAATCGCCGCCTTCAACTCGGCGACGAGACGGGCGGAAGTCGAGGACGCCGACGTCGGAACGGCGGTCGCGGTCATGGATTGCGGTTCCTGCCGAGGAAATCGGACGAGGGCTGACAGACGGATGGCTCTAAGCCGAACAGCTTCATTCTACCCCCCCGCCGCCCGGCCCGCCACGAAGCTGATCCACGAGCCGCGCCACTCGAGACACGACGATAGGCGATGGATCAGAGTCCAGATCCCGACGTGTTCAACGCCTGAGCAACGAGTTCTACCAGCCCCTCTACCCTAGAGGTGGGCCCTTTCCAGATCGCCGACGCCGAGCGATTAGTCGTCGGCGGCATGCTTCGGAACCAAACCTGACGGCAAAGCCCGAGTCCCGGCGACGAGGCTGTCTCGCTCCAGTTCGGCCTCTTGCCCGCCGGGTCGGGGTCTCGAACAATTCCGACATGGCGAAGAGATCGGGCTGCAAAATCGGGGGGATGGAGACGGGGAAGGCACCCGCCTGCGTCGGCATCGACTTGGCCGGAGTCGAGCACCGGGAAACTGGAGTGGCGGTGCTCCGCGACTGCCGACTCGAGCTGCTGACCTCGGTCAGTACTGATGAGGAGATCGTCCGGCTGGCTGGGCTCGCGGGCCGGCGCGGGACGATCGCGATCAATGCCCCCCTCACCCGGCCCATGGGGCGATGTTGCCTGGACGACGATTGCCCGTGTCGGCAGGATCCAGGCACGAGAAGTCGGCAACTCGAGCGAGAGTTGGCCCGGATGGGAGTGCCGACATTGGCCACGGCGCTTATCAAGGTCCTCGCCCGCCGAGGCGTGCGGATCGCTGCATCGCTCAAGGAGCAGGGGCTACATCCTCTGGAAGTCTATCCGTTCGCGACGCTCAAGATTCTTGGCCTCCCATGCCGAGGCAAGCGGACCAGGGAGGGTCGACTGGAAATCCATCGAGCGCTCCGCCCTCTCGTGCCGGGTTTGCGACGCCCCAACGCCTCGGAGCACCGACTCGACGCAGTCGTCTGCGCCCTTACCGCCCAACTCCACCGGATGAAACTCACCCGGACGGTCGGTAAGCCCGACGAAGGTCTCATGAGCATCCCTGACACTCAGATCCTCACTCTCGAATACGTCCCCAATCCTACAGGTCGTGGCGTTCACGCCGTCTGGAAGCGAAGAAGACGCAGGCGCGCGCATTCGTCAACGCTTGGCGCGGTCGCTCGGTCGATTACGGATTGAAGGTGATAAGCCCCAGGGAACGTTCCCCCCGCAGAGGCACCGCAGAATTCCCATGACCCAGAGGAACGGGCTTGTTCGGAGGCGGGGCAGCGGGGTTCGAAACGAAGACGCCCCCGCCTTGGGGGCGGGGGCGTCTCTGGGGGATTCCGGCGATGACCGACTTTCGCGCCTGAGCACTATCATGGGCCCGTCGGGCTTAACGGCCGTGTTCGGAATGGGAACGGGTGTGGCCCCGACGGTATGGTCGCCGGAAAAACGGCCGGCGGGGGTTTCGCCCCGCCGGGCGTGGATCTCGGTGGGTCGGTCGATACGTCACGAGGCGAGCGGTTCGTCCACTCCAGCTTCCGATCTCGAGGATCACGGACCCGGGGTCCGGACCGGGAGTCGGCCGGTTTCACTTCGGCGAGGCTCGCCGTGCGGAGGATCTTGCAGCCGCCGCGACCCGGGCCCGGCTCCGCGTGCGGAGGGGACGGATCGGGGTGGTCAAGCCGCTCGGCTGTTAGGACCGGTCGGCTGAGGCGGTCGCCCGCCTTGCACTTCCGGCCTATCGACCTGGTCGTCTTCCAGGAGCCTGTGCGGGACATGCCCGCTGGAGACCTCATCTCGGAGAGGGCTTCGCGCTTAGATGCTTTCAGCGCTTATCCCGTCCCGACCTGGCTACCCGGCGGTGCCGCTAGCGCGACAGCCGGCACACCAGAGGTCGGTCCTCCCCAATCCTCTCGTACTAGGGGAGAAGCTCCTCAAGTCTCCTACGCCCACGGCAGATAGGGACCGACCTGTCTCACGACGGTCTGAACCCAGCTCGCGTACCGCTTTCATTGGCGAACAGCCAAACCCTTGGGACCTTCTCCAGCCCCAGGATGCGATGAGCCGACATCGAGGTGCCAAACCTCCCCGCCGCTAGGGACGCTCGGGGGAGATCAGCCTGTTATCCCCGGAGTACCTTTTATCTGTTGAGCGACGGCCTTTCCATCCAGCACCGCCGGATCACTAACGCCGACTTTCGTCCCTGCTCGACCCATCGGTCTCGCAGTCAGGCGCCCTTCTACGTTTGCGCTCGCGTTGCCCGATTGCCGACCGGGCTGAGGGCACCATTGCGCTCCTCCGTTACTCTTTGGGAGGAGACCGCCCCAGTCAAACTGCCCGATGAGCACGGTCCCGGTACGGGCTGCGTACCGGTGAGGGCCGACGATCATTCAGGGTGGTATTTCACCGTTGGCTCGCCGACGGCTGGCGCCGCCGGGTCGAAGCCTCCCACCTATCCTACACAGAACGAGCATCGGACCAGTGCCAACCTGCAGTAAAGGTTCACGGGGTCTTTCCGTCTAACCGCGGGTACGTGGCATCTTCACCACGACTACAGTTTCACCGGGTCCCTCGTGGAGACAGCGCTCCAGTCGTTACGCCATTCATGCAGGTCGGAACTTACCCGACAAGGAATTTCGCTACCTTAGGACCGTCATAGTTACGGCCGCCGTTTATCGGGGCTTCGGTCGCCGGCTTCGCTTGCGCTGACCGCCTTCCTCAACCTACCGACACCGAGCAGGCGTCAGACTCTATACGTCCTCTTGCGAGTTGGCAGAGTCCTGTGTTTTTGATAAACAGTCGCTAGAGCCGATTCTCTGCGGCTCCCCCCTCGCGGAGGGAGCACCCCTTGTACCGAAGGTACGGGGTCATTTTGCCGAGTTCCTTCACGAGGGTTCTCCCGAACGCCTTCGGATTCTCACCTGGCACACCTGTGTCGGATTGCGGTACGGGCCGGCGGATCGTCCCGAGGGGGCTTTTCGCGGCCGGATTCTCTCGAGCTTCCAGATCGAATGCTGTCGGCCTTGCGGCACGGGGGCGTCTACCACCCCGACTCGAGAATCCTCCGGCGTCCTCCCTCGTTCAACCTCCCCGCCGGGTGACGGAATATTAACCGTCTGCCCATCGACTACGCCCTTGGGCCTCGTCTTAGGACCCGACTGACCCTGGGCGGATTGACCTTCCCCAGGAAACCTTGTGCTTTCGGCGGACGGGCTTCCCACCCGTCTTGTCGTTACTCGTTCCGGCATGCGCACTCGACGCCGCTCCACGGCTCCTCACCGGTGCCGCTTCGACGCTGGCGTCGACGCTCTCCTACCATTCTTGCGAATCCGCGACTGCGGCACGACGCTTAGTCCCCGTCATTTTCGGCGCGGGATGGCTCGACCGGTAAGCTGTTACGCACTTTTGAAATGGTGGCTGCTTCTAAGCCAACATCCCGGCTGTCACGGCGATCCCACTTCCTTTGCCACTGAGCGTCGCTTTAGGGGCCTTGGTCGGCGGTCTGGGTTGTTTCCCTCTCGAGCATGAAGCTTATCCCCCACGCTCTGACTCCCGGGGTCCGACGCACGGTATTCGGAGTTGGGTTCCGATGGGTAGCCGGGGAGGCCCCCAAACGGATTCCGTCGCTCTACCCCCGTGCGTTACTTCCCGAGGCTGGCCCTAAAGCCATTTCGGAGAGAACGAGCTATCTCCAGGTTTGATTAGACTTTCACTCCTCCCCACGGGTCCTCCCCCAGTTTTTCAACACTGGTGGGTTCGGTCCTCCACGGCCGGTTAGGGCCGCTTCAACCTGCCCATGGGTAGTTCACCTGGTTTCGCGTCTATCGCGCCCGACTGAGTCGCCCTGTTCAGACTCGCTTTCGCTGCGGCTCCCCCCCTGAAGGGGTTAACCTGGCCGGACACGATAACTCGCCGGATCATTATGCAAAAGGCACGCGGTCAGCCCGACTTGCGTCAGAGGCCTCCCACCGCTTGTAGGCGCGGGGTTTCAGGTTCAGTATCCTCCCCTTGTCGGGGTTCTTCCCACCGTTCGGTCGCCCTACTGGGTTCGCTATCGGTCGTCGTCGAGTACTTAGCCTTGCGGGATGGTCCCCGCGAATTCAGGCCGGGTTTCCCGTGCCCGACCCTACTTGGGCGACCGGATGAGGAACCGCCGCTGCACCTACGGGGCTGTCACCCGCTCCGGCGCGATTTTCCAAACGGCTTCGGTTCGCGTTGGTTCCTCGTGATTCCGGGCCCTCGACCCCGGACGGTGACCCGTCCGGTTTGGGCTCTTCCCCGTTCGCTCGCCGCTACTGAGGGAGTCTCGGTTGATTTCCTTTCCTCCGGGTACTGAGATGTTTCAGTTCCCCGGGTGTTCCTCGGGCATTCCGGGATCGACGCTCGTTATGCAGCTCCCCCGGACTTATCGCAGCCTTCCACGCCCGAATTCCTGACGACGCCTAGGCATTCCCCCCGCGCCCTTAGGGCTTGACCACGCCGATCGGGCCCCCGCGCCTGGGAAGGCGCGGGCCTCTCGACGGGCAGCCGCTCGATTCTTCGCTTCGCGATTCCTCGCCAAGCCGGACAGGGGATTCGACCCCGGCGTCTCGCGACGCGGAAGTCGGCCCCAGGCCCGATCCAGATCCTAAAGGGTTCGTGTTCTTCGAGCCGCCCCGACTCGCGTCGCGGCGGCGTGAAACTGTAGTGGAGTATGCCACTCGCCCTTCCCGCCGGCGCGTGCCGCCCGCGTCCGAGGACGCCGACCGCACGACCCGCGTTGGGGCTCGTGTCGAATCCGCCCGCCTTCGACCCCCCCGCCCGAGGGGCGAAGCGGCCGGCCGCGGCCGGATTCGTGTATCGACCAACCACCGAATTGTCAAAGAGGCTCGCGGCCGGCGGACCTGCGTCCGCCGCCCGGGCCCTGGCGCCTGGCCAGGGGGCGAGGCCGTCCCCGGGGGAGACGGCCCCGCCCCGCGTCCAGGAGGCGAGGGTCGGAACGTCGACCCGCCCGGCGGAGGCCGGGCGGGCGACGCGTATGCCGATCGATCGTGGCCCGGTCCGCCTTGCGGCGGATCCGGAGGGCCGGGCGCGGGGCCCGGCGTGGTCGGAGAGAGGCGGATGCGGTTCTTCAAACCCTCGGGGGGAGCAGGCGTACGGGCGTCTCCTCGGGGTCCGAGGCGGCGCCGACGAGCCGTGGGGGCCGACGAAGGAGGCCTGGCGGCAACCTTCGCGATCCGGCGTCCCCGGCTTGGTTTTCCAAGTTTCCTTAGAAAGGAGGTGATCCAACCGCAGGTTCCCCTACGGTTACCTTGTTACGACTTAGTCCCCATCACGGGTTTCATCTTCGGCGCCTGCCTTTCGGCTCCGACGACTTCGGATGCCCCCCGCTTTGGTGGCTTGACGGGCGGTGTGTACAAGGCTCAGGAACACATTCACCGCGGCAATGCTGATCCGCGATTACTAGCGATTCCAGCTTCATGCGGGCGAGTTGCAGCCCGCAATCCGAACTGAGGGACGGTTTTTGCGATTAGCGCGGCCTTGCGGCCTGGCGACGCTTTGTCCGCCCCATTGTAGCACGTGTGCAGCCCTGGGCATAAGGGCCATGATGACTTGACGTCGTCCCCGCCTTCCTCCGGCTTGACGCCGGCGGTCTGATCAGAGTCCCCGCCATGACGCGCTGGCAACTGATCACAGGGGTTTCGCTCGTTACGGGACTTAACCCAACACCTCACGGCACGAGCTGACGACAGCCATGCAGCACCTGCACAGGTTCCACCTTGCGGCGTCGCCGACGTTTCCGCCGGCTAATCCCTGCATGTCAAGCCCAGGATAAGGTTCTTCGCGTAGCCTCGAATTAAGCCACATGCTCCACCGCTTGTGTGAGCCCCCGTCAATTCCTTTGAGTTTCAGCCTTGCGACCATACTCCCCAGGCGGAGCACTTCACGGTTTCCCTGCGGCAGGGAGCCCATCGGCGAGCCCCCTACCCAGTGCTCATCGTTTACGGCTAGGACTACCGGGGTATCTAATCCCGTTCGCTCCCCTAGCTTTCGCGTCTCAGCGTCAGTAGACGTCCAGGGTCTCGCTTTCGCCACGGGCGTTCCTTCCGATCTCAACGCATTTCACCGCTCCACCGGAAGTTCCAGACCCCCCTACGTCCCTCCAGACCGGCCGTTTCGTGCCGCGTTCCCCGGTTGAGCCGGGGGATTTCAGGCGCCGACGCACCGATCCGCCTACACGCGCTTTAAGCCCAGTGATTCCGAATAACGTTCGCACGGTTCGTCTTACCGCGGCTGCTGGCACGAACTTAGCCCGTGCTTCCTCCAGGGATCGATCAAGCCCCTTGCAGGGCCTTTCTCCCCCTCGACAGGAGTTTACAACCCGAAGGCCTTCGTCCTCCACGCGGCGTCGCTCGGTCAGGCTTGCGCCCATTGCCGAAGATTCTCGACTGCAGCCTCCCGTAGGAGTCTGGGCAGTGTCTCAGTCCCAGTGTGCCGGGCCACGCTCGCACGCCCGGTAGGCATCGAAGGCTTGGTGGGCCGTTACCCCGCCAACGACCTAATACCACGACGGCCCGTCCCGAGGCGGACGGATCCTTTGGCGAAGCGTCGATGCCGACGCCCTCGCATCGCTGGGGATTACCCGCAGTTTCCCGCGGCTATACCCATCCTCGGGGTTGGTTGCCGTCGCCTTACTCACCCTTCCGCCACTGGCCCCTTGCGGGGCCCGTGCGACTTGCATGCCTAATCCACGCCGCCAACGTTCATTCTGAGCCAGGATCAAACCCTTCACAATGGTCCTCGGACCGTTCGCCCCCCCGAAGGAGGCCTTCCCGATCTCCGGTCCCCATCCTCGAAGAGGTCTGAGGAATGCTCGGCGATCCGTCCTTCATGACCCCCCGCCCCGCCCGAAGGCGTGACGGCTGGCCGCGAGTCCGGATGCGCCACCGGTCCTTGCGGCCGCCCCGACGTC includes:
- a CDS encoding DUF429 domain-containing protein; its protein translation is MGRCCLDDDCPCRQDPGTRSRQLERELARMGVPTLATALIKVLARRGVRIAASLKEQGLHPLEVYPFATLKILGLPCRGKRTREGRLEIHRALRPLVPGLRRPNASEHRLDAVVCALTAQLHRMKLTRTVGKPDEGLMSIPDTQILTLEYVPNPTGRGVHAVWKRRRRRRAHSSTLGAVARSITD